CTGGTGCTGTTGATCCCCATCATCCTCATCATTCTGTTCGTGCCTAAGGAATTCGACAACTTCGACATCAACAACAACGCCATCGACGAGGACGGAACGGTCCACGTCTCCAGCAAGCCGGTCAAGCCCTCCACCAACATGAAGGTCCTCTTCCTGGCCGTGGTCTTCCTGCTGATCTCGCTGTTCTACAACGTCATCTCCCTGAAGTTCGCCAACTACGTGGTCGACGAGCACATCGGCGACGCCGGCACCGCCACCCGAATCTTCAGCTTCCTGGTCCTCGCCGCGATCTTCTCCGGCATCCTCTTCGAGCGCATCTCCAAGGTCACCAAGCGCCTCACCGTCTTCATCTTCGAGATCATCATCGGCGTCTGCTACGTGGCCATCGCCATGGTGCACAGCATCCCCGTGCTCATGGCCCTCGTGCTCATCTCCGGCTTCGCCTGGGGCATCATCAACCCGGCGCTCACCTCGCGCCTGGCCGATGTCTCTCCGGCCAACTCGATGAACCTGAGCACCTCGATCATCGTCATCACCATCAACATCGGCTTCCTCATCTCCCCGTACTTCTTCGCCCTCTTCGCGAAGCTGTTCGGCAATGACTCTCCGGCGTTCGCCATCATCGTCGGTGGCGTCCTCTACCTGGTGCTGGCCGTGATCGACCTGATCAACGTCAAGGTCGACAAGCAGTTGACCATCTGATCGAATTCTCCGTGGCCATGCGCGAAGCGACGTGTGGCCACGGCGGGTTTTACTTGGAAACATAACAATACAAAGGAGTTACTATGGTTCAGACATTGCAGTCTCATGACCGCCAAGTGCATCTCGATTTCCACACCAGCCCGTACATCGACGCGGTGGGAGCCGATTTCGACGCCGACGAGTTCGCCGACCGCCTGGTCAAGGCGCACGTCAACTCGATCACCCTCTTCGCGCGTGACCATCACGGCTATCTGTTCTATCCGTCCAAGCGCCATCCGGAGATCATCCATCCGCATCTGACCAACCACAACCTGCTGATTGAGCAGATCGACGCCTGCCACAAGCGCGGCATCCGCGTGCCGGTCTACAGCACCGTCGAGTGGGATGAATACAGCGCGCTGCGCCACCCCGAATGGCTCGCCCGCGACCCCGAGGGCAACACGATCAACGGCCAGCCGATGGTCCCCAAGCCCAACTTCTACGAGTCGCTGTGCCTCAACAGCAACTACCGCGAGTACCTGC
This Bifidobacterium sp. ESL0790 DNA region includes the following protein-coding sequences:
- a CDS encoding MFS transporter translates to MVGVLSMSFLLSASNAISGTIPGMEKAFSDISKANVELLTTIPTAGVMVGTVLTGVFSNFLGKKKTVLSGLIIALISGILPTFFPQYWPILVFRFLFGVGMGIFNPLSVSYITDLYEGDRQRRLLGYRNAASNLGDTIMLFIAGFLITFSWNTTYLVFLVLLIPIILIILFVPKEFDNFDINNNAIDEDGTVHVSSKPVKPSTNMKVLFLAVVFLLISLFYNVISLKFANYVVDEHIGDAGTATRIFSFLVLAAIFSGILFERISKVTKRLTVFIFEIIIGVCYVAIAMVHSIPVLMALVLISGFAWGIINPALTSRLADVSPANSMNLSTSIIVITINIGFLISPYFFALFAKLFGNDSPAFAIIVGGVLYLVLAVIDLINVKVDKQLTI